A genomic segment from Bradysia coprophila strain Holo2 chromosome III, BU_Bcop_v1, whole genome shotgun sequence encodes:
- the LOC119076696 gene encoding sodium channel protein Nach isoform X3, with product MGLFKSALLTLKDYCLNSTLAGLSYIGDSRYHVTERIFWLIFFVLAILGSHHLIMDAIQEHEGSSISMVVESLRPLDQTDFVSVALCEMGHTKQSYKNLDTIMKQIQVSDNDDDYSYDVEDFLLRIIFHNLYNFGSIVSYCQPYVDCTTECTKCPENNYEQFAMKVRANCTELVTQCAWNDQVFDCCKYFQPLKTTLGTCFLINSRQLTPKDGPNWLNTKMDLRTGPGSMRLEFSKAVSLFIINEEDIPHMLLTTLQFNQQHEGTEVEILLSLQNVINDKGVQAIDRNTRKCIFPSEQFKSSYKYYSYSTCVTECLKDAQLKVCNCTHHNMIYDKNDLTPVCDYNGLVCLDNADLIFPQTTIMQPWRTNGLVCSCLPSCSEHEVKMVGKYQSFLRITQTIK from the exons ATGGGATTGTTTAAAAGTGCTCTACTCACATTGAAGGATTATTGTTTGAACAGCACTCTCGCTGGTCTTAGTTATATCGGTGATTCTAG GTATCATGTAACCGAGAGAATATTTTGGCTGATTTTCTTTGTGCTGGCAATTTTGGGATCTCATCATTTAATTATGGATGCTATTCAAGAACATGAAGGTAGTTCCATCAGTATGGTCGTGGAAAG CTTACGCCCGTTAGACCAAACGGATTTTGTTTCGGTGGCATTATGTGAAATGGGACACACAAAACAATCGTATAAAAATCTAGACACCATCATGAAACA GATTCAAGTGTCCGATAATGACGACGATTATAGCTACGACGTTGAGGACTTTTTATTAAGAattattttccacaatttgtACAATTTCGGTTCGATTGTTTCGTATTGCCAGCCATACGTGGATTGCACAACGGAATGCACCAAATGTCCGGAAAATAATTACGAACAATTTGCGATGAAG GTCAGGGCTAACTGCACTGAACTGGTTACTCAATGTGCCTGGAATGACCAAGTTTTCGATTGTTGTAAGTATTTTCAACCACTTAAAACAACCCTTGGAACGTGCTTCTTGATCAATTCGAGGCAACTAACACCAAa ggaCGGACCAAATTGGCTGAACACTAAAATGGACTTGAGAACTGGGCCAGGTTCAATGAGATTGGAATTTTCGAAAGCCGTTTCG CTATTTATTATTAATGAAGAAGATATACCACACATGCTTTTAACAACACTACAATTCAACCAACAACACGAAGGAACGGAGGTCGAGATATTGCTTAGTCTGCAAAATGTTATAAATGACAAGGGTGTACAAGCCATTGATCGAAACACGAGAAAGTGTATATTCCCCAGCGAGCAATTTAAATCGTCCTATAAATACTACAGCTATAGTACATGTGTTACGGAATGTTTAAAGGACGCCCAGCTGAAAGTTTGCAATTGTACCCACCACAACATGATTTACGATA AGAACGATTTAACTCCAGTGTGTGACTACAATGGCTTGGTATGCTTGGACAATGCCGATTTGATATTTCCGCAAACAACGATTATGCAGCCGTGGCGTACAAACGGTTTAGTTTGCTCATGCTTG CCATCGTGTAGCGAACATGAGGTGAAAATGGTTGGCAAGTATCAAAG CTTCCTGAGGATTACACAAACTATCAAGTGA
- the LOC119076696 gene encoding sodium channel protein Nach isoform X2, producing MDAIQEHEGSSISMVVESLRPLDQTDFVSVALCEMGHTKQSYKNLDTIMKQIQVSDNDDDYSYDVEDFLLRIIFHNLYNFGSIVSYCQPYVDCTTECTKCPENNYEQFAMKVRANCTELVTQCAWNDQVFDCCKYFQPLKTTLGTCFLINSRQLTPKDGPNWLNTKMDLRTGPGSMRLEFSKAVSLFIINEEDIPHMLLTTLQFNQQHEGTEVEILLSLQNVINDKGVQAIDRNTRKCIFPSEQFKSSYKYYSYSTCVTECLKDAQLKVCNCTHHNMIYDKNDLTPVCDYNGLVCLDNADLIFPQTTIMQPWRTNGLVCSCLPSCSEHEVKMVGKYQRPIPEMTRKAVITLQDLPTQRYRRQAVKDDLDIVVSVGGILSLFLGASILSGVEFIYFFTIRLIGTSWMKRRNQRWE from the exons ATGGATGCTATTCAAGAACATGAAGGTAGTTCCATCAGTATGGTCGTGGAAAG CTTACGCCCGTTAGACCAAACGGATTTTGTTTCGGTGGCATTATGTGAAATGGGACACACAAAACAATCGTATAAAAATCTAGACACCATCATGAAACA GATTCAAGTGTCCGATAATGACGACGATTATAGCTACGACGTTGAGGACTTTTTATTAAGAattattttccacaatttgtACAATTTCGGTTCGATTGTTTCGTATTGCCAGCCATACGTGGATTGCACAACGGAATGCACCAAATGTCCGGAAAATAATTACGAACAATTTGCGATGAAG GTCAGGGCTAACTGCACTGAACTGGTTACTCAATGTGCCTGGAATGACCAAGTTTTCGATTGTTGTAAGTATTTTCAACCACTTAAAACAACCCTTGGAACGTGCTTCTTGATCAATTCGAGGCAACTAACACCAAa ggaCGGACCAAATTGGCTGAACACTAAAATGGACTTGAGAACTGGGCCAGGTTCAATGAGATTGGAATTTTCGAAAGCCGTTTCG CTATTTATTATTAATGAAGAAGATATACCACACATGCTTTTAACAACACTACAATTCAACCAACAACACGAAGGAACGGAGGTCGAGATATTGCTTAGTCTGCAAAATGTTATAAATGACAAGGGTGTACAAGCCATTGATCGAAACACGAGAAAGTGTATATTCCCCAGCGAGCAATTTAAATCGTCCTATAAATACTACAGCTATAGTACATGTGTTACGGAATGTTTAAAGGACGCCCAGCTGAAAGTTTGCAATTGTACCCACCACAACATGATTTACGATA AGAACGATTTAACTCCAGTGTGTGACTACAATGGCTTGGTATGCTTGGACAATGCCGATTTGATATTTCCGCAAACAACGATTATGCAGCCGTGGCGTACAAACGGTTTAGTTTGCTCATGCTTG CCATCGTGTAGCGAACATGAGGTGAAAATGGTTGGCAAGTATCAAAG ACCTATACCTGAAATGACAAGGAAAGCTGTAATTACATTACAAGATTTGCCTACCCAGAGGTATCGACGACAGGCGGTCAAAGACGATCTCGACATAGTGG TTTCAGTGGGCGGTATTCTCAGTCTGTTTCTAGGCGCTAGCATACTGAGCggagttgaatttatttactttttcaccATTCGACTAATTGGCACATCGTGGATGAAGAGAAGGAACCAGAGATGGGAATAA
- the LOC119076696 gene encoding sodium channel protein Nach isoform X1, translating into MGLFKSALLTLKDYCLNSTLAGLSYIGDSRYHVTERIFWLIFFVLAILGSHHLIMDAIQEHEGSSISMVVESLRPLDQTDFVSVALCEMGHTKQSYKNLDTIMKQIQVSDNDDDYSYDVEDFLLRIIFHNLYNFGSIVSYCQPYVDCTTECTKCPENNYEQFAMKVRANCTELVTQCAWNDQVFDCCKYFQPLKTTLGTCFLINSRQLTPKDGPNWLNTKMDLRTGPGSMRLEFSKAVSLFIINEEDIPHMLLTTLQFNQQHEGTEVEILLSLQNVINDKGVQAIDRNTRKCIFPSEQFKSSYKYYSYSTCVTECLKDAQLKVCNCTHHNMIYDKNDLTPVCDYNGLVCLDNADLIFPQTTIMQPWRTNGLVCSCLPSCSEHEVKMVGKYQRPIPEMTRKAVITLQDLPTQRYRRQAVKDDLDIVVSVGGILSLFLGASILSGVEFIYFFTIRLIGTSWMKRRNQRWE; encoded by the exons ATGGGATTGTTTAAAAGTGCTCTACTCACATTGAAGGATTATTGTTTGAACAGCACTCTCGCTGGTCTTAGTTATATCGGTGATTCTAG GTATCATGTAACCGAGAGAATATTTTGGCTGATTTTCTTTGTGCTGGCAATTTTGGGATCTCATCATTTAATTATGGATGCTATTCAAGAACATGAAGGTAGTTCCATCAGTATGGTCGTGGAAAG CTTACGCCCGTTAGACCAAACGGATTTTGTTTCGGTGGCATTATGTGAAATGGGACACACAAAACAATCGTATAAAAATCTAGACACCATCATGAAACA GATTCAAGTGTCCGATAATGACGACGATTATAGCTACGACGTTGAGGACTTTTTATTAAGAattattttccacaatttgtACAATTTCGGTTCGATTGTTTCGTATTGCCAGCCATACGTGGATTGCACAACGGAATGCACCAAATGTCCGGAAAATAATTACGAACAATTTGCGATGAAG GTCAGGGCTAACTGCACTGAACTGGTTACTCAATGTGCCTGGAATGACCAAGTTTTCGATTGTTGTAAGTATTTTCAACCACTTAAAACAACCCTTGGAACGTGCTTCTTGATCAATTCGAGGCAACTAACACCAAa ggaCGGACCAAATTGGCTGAACACTAAAATGGACTTGAGAACTGGGCCAGGTTCAATGAGATTGGAATTTTCGAAAGCCGTTTCG CTATTTATTATTAATGAAGAAGATATACCACACATGCTTTTAACAACACTACAATTCAACCAACAACACGAAGGAACGGAGGTCGAGATATTGCTTAGTCTGCAAAATGTTATAAATGACAAGGGTGTACAAGCCATTGATCGAAACACGAGAAAGTGTATATTCCCCAGCGAGCAATTTAAATCGTCCTATAAATACTACAGCTATAGTACATGTGTTACGGAATGTTTAAAGGACGCCCAGCTGAAAGTTTGCAATTGTACCCACCACAACATGATTTACGATA AGAACGATTTAACTCCAGTGTGTGACTACAATGGCTTGGTATGCTTGGACAATGCCGATTTGATATTTCCGCAAACAACGATTATGCAGCCGTGGCGTACAAACGGTTTAGTTTGCTCATGCTTG CCATCGTGTAGCGAACATGAGGTGAAAATGGTTGGCAAGTATCAAAG ACCTATACCTGAAATGACAAGGAAAGCTGTAATTACATTACAAGATTTGCCTACCCAGAGGTATCGACGACAGGCGGTCAAAGACGATCTCGACATAGTGG TTTCAGTGGGCGGTATTCTCAGTCTGTTTCTAGGCGCTAGCATACTGAGCggagttgaatttatttactttttcaccATTCGACTAATTGGCACATCGTGGATGAAGAGAAGGAACCAGAGATGGGAATAA
- the LOC119077007 gene encoding 26S proteasome non-ATPase regulatory subunit 4, which translates to MVLESTMICFDNSDYQRNGDYFPTRLNVQKDGINLIGLTKVRSNPENNVGLLTYASTVEVLATLTSDVGRILSKMHLVQPKGNINIITGVRIAHLVLKHRQGKNHKMRIVVFVGSPIVADEAELVKLAKRLKKEKVNADIVSFGDHPGNNELLTAFINALNGKDGTGSHLVSVPRGSALSEALLTSPIIQGEDGQGGAGLSGAGFEFGVDPNEDPELALALRVSMEEQRQRQEDEQRRAIAESDAPAGGAAAVTAAVGAGSAAAGETNTEEAMLQRALALSTETPEIDDGMPDFANMTEEEQIAFAMQMSMQDQPDETPARQAKRPKSSEETPMEVDEVISDPEFLQSVLENLPGVDPQSETIRDAVGSLNKDKKTDKDKDKS; encoded by the exons ATGGTTCTAGAAAGCACAATGATATG TTTCGATAACAGTGATTATCAACGAAATGGTGATTACTTTCCAACAAGATTGAATGTTCAAAAGGACGGTATCAACTTAATCGGCCTGACAAAGGTTCGATCGAATCCAGAGAATAATGTCGGTCTTCTGACATACGCTAG TACCGTCGAAGTTCTTGCCACTTTAACCAGTGATGTGGGACGGATTTTGTCCAAAATGCATCTAGTTCAACCGAAGGGAAATATCAATATAATCACTGGAGTTCGGATCGCTCAC TTGGTGTTGAAGCATCGTCAGGGCAAAAACCACAAAATGCGCATCGTTGTTTTCGTCGGATCGCCGATAGTTGCCGATGAGGCCGAACTCGTCAAATTAGCAAAACGTTTGAAGAAGGAAAAAGTCAATGCTGACATTGTCAGTTTCGGCGACCATCCCGGCAACAATGAACTTTTAACTGCCTTCATTAATGCTCTAAATGGGAAAGATGGCACCGGTTCTCATTTAGTTAGTGTACCGCGAGGATCGGCACTGTCTGAAGCTCTTCTAACATCGCCAATCATCCAGGGCGAAGATGGTCAGGGTGGCGCAGGTTTAAGTGGAGCTGGATTCGAATTCGGCGTCGATCCCAACGAAGATCCCGAACTTGCACTA GCCTTGCGTGTGTCGATGGAGGAGCAGCGACAACGTCAGGAAGACGAACAACGACGAGCTATTGCTGAATCTGATGCGCCAGCTGGTGGAGCGGCAGCTGTAACGGCTGCTGTTGGTGCTGGTTCAGCAGCTGCTGGTGAAACGAATACGGAGGAAGCAATGCTTCAACGTGCACTCGCTCTTTCGACAGAGACTCCG GAAATCGATGATGGCATGCCTGACTTCGCTAACATGACTGAGGAAGAACAGATAGCATTTGCCATGCAAATGTCCATGCAGGATCAAC CTGATGAAACGCCGGCTAGACAAGCAAAGCGTCCGAAGTCGTCAGAAGAAACCCCAATGGAAGTTGATGAGGTAATTAGCGATCCGGAATTTTTGCAAAGCGTTTTGGAGAATCTGCCCGGTGTCGATCCTCAGTCGGAAACTATTCGAGATGCCGTCGGTTCGCTAAACAAGGATAAGAAGACTGACAAGGACAAAGATAAATCGTAG